The following proteins come from a genomic window of Trinickia caryophylli:
- a CDS encoding DUF3331 domain-containing protein has protein sequence MRTKKSSALDLSRVQIEILEQSEHTLIIRWVEPGRCHYGEQRWRRRSANSSGTCVVSRRAIRRGDAVFRPAERPAPANASAMISVEAFLQQGETAEACAA, from the coding sequence ATGAGGACTAAAAAATCTTCCGCCCTAGACCTGAGCCGCGTCCAGATCGAGATTCTCGAGCAATCCGAGCATACGCTCATCATTCGCTGGGTGGAGCCGGGGCGCTGCCATTACGGCGAACAGCGCTGGCGCCGCCGCTCGGCCAATTCGTCGGGAACCTGCGTTGTCTCGCGTCGAGCGATCCGGCGCGGCGATGCCGTATTCCGCCCAGCGGAACGACCCGCACCCGCCAACGCATCAGCCATGATTTCAGTAGAAGCCTTTTTACAGCAAGGCGAAACGGCGGAGGCGTGCGCAGCCTGA
- a CDS encoding ammonium transporter has protein sequence MNELKSSADTLFLLLGAVMVLAMHAGFAFLELGTVRQKNQVNALVKIIVDFAVSTIAYFFIGYSVAYGVQFFGDAATLSAHNGYALVRFFFLLTFAAAIPAIVSGGIAERARFNSQLCATFALVGFVYPFFEGIAWNDRFGLQSWLTTVLGAPFHDFAGSVVVHAFGGWVALPAVLLLGARRGRYQRDGRVAAHPPSNIPFLALGAWVLAVGWFGFNVMSAQSLDKISGLVAVNSLMAMVGGTLSAWAAGRNDPGFTYNGPLAGLVAVCAGSDVMHPLGALITGAIAGGLFVYMFTCVQNRWRIDDVLGVWPLHGLCGAWGGIAAGIFGQRALGGIGGISLVAQIVGTLAAIVVAVAGGALVYGLLRATVGIRLDEEQEFDGADLSIHKISATPERETVR, from the coding sequence ATGAACGAATTGAAGTCCAGTGCGGATACGCTTTTTCTTCTTCTTGGCGCAGTGATGGTGCTTGCGATGCACGCCGGCTTCGCCTTTCTCGAGCTCGGCACCGTTCGCCAGAAAAACCAGGTCAATGCGCTCGTCAAGATCATCGTCGACTTTGCTGTCTCGACTATTGCCTATTTCTTCATCGGCTATTCCGTTGCCTATGGCGTACAGTTTTTTGGCGATGCCGCGACGCTCTCAGCCCACAACGGTTATGCGCTCGTTCGCTTTTTCTTTTTGCTGACCTTTGCCGCTGCTATTCCCGCGATCGTTTCGGGCGGCATCGCGGAACGCGCGCGCTTCAACTCGCAGTTGTGCGCCACGTTCGCGCTCGTCGGCTTTGTTTATCCGTTTTTCGAGGGCATCGCGTGGAACGACCGGTTCGGCCTGCAATCGTGGCTGACCACGGTGCTCGGCGCCCCTTTTCATGATTTCGCGGGCTCGGTCGTCGTCCATGCTTTCGGCGGCTGGGTGGCCTTACCCGCCGTGTTGTTGCTGGGCGCGCGGCGAGGCCGCTATCAGCGCGACGGCCGGGTCGCTGCGCACCCGCCTTCGAACATTCCGTTTCTGGCGCTTGGTGCCTGGGTGCTGGCGGTAGGCTGGTTCGGCTTCAACGTCATGAGCGCGCAAAGTCTCGACAAGATCAGCGGCCTCGTGGCCGTGAACTCGCTGATGGCAATGGTGGGCGGTACGCTGTCCGCCTGGGCAGCGGGCCGCAACGATCCCGGGTTCACCTATAACGGACCGCTCGCGGGGCTCGTTGCCGTGTGTGCGGGCTCGGACGTCATGCATCCGCTGGGCGCACTCATCACGGGTGCGATCGCGGGGGGGCTCTTCGTCTACATGTTCACCTGTGTCCAAAACCGCTGGCGCATCGACGATGTACTCGGCGTATGGCCGTTGCACGGGCTTTGCGGTGCGTGGGGCGGCATTGCGGCCGGCATTTTCGGCCAGCGCGCGCTTGGCGGCATCGGAGGCATCTCGCTCGTTGCCCAGATCGTGGGTACGTTGGCGGCGATCGTCGTCGCCGTGGCCGGTGGGGCGCTCGTCTACGGTCTTTTGCGCGCGACTGTCGGCATTCGCCTCGATGAAGAACAGGAATTCGACGGTGCCGATTTGTCGATCCACAAGATCAGCGCCACCCCCGAGCGCGAGACGGTGCGCTGA
- a CDS encoding GGDEF domain-containing protein, which produces MTERTIAFSLPRWKTTQWLLHAGEDVPDDIRAALVASLFGTLPIFAGGVLNTIAVSLVIALRHPTPLFVGWVILEVVLCSARLALLVDACRAARAGRRTQTDWYITLGVFWGASVGYGAFVCLLSGDWVAASLSCLSAAAMVGGICFRNFGAPRLVAVMILLSLGLCCPAAALSGQPIMLLTLLQIPFYVAAMSIAAFRLNKLLVSTMKAERENDRRARHDPLTGLPNRAGLLHAFASLTDVQAAAEGCGTALLYLDLDGFKPVNDQYGHAVGDALLVAVAERLRATLCAGDLVARIGGDEFVMLARISHDIHVSRLADTLIEKVSKPYALGPATTVKVSASIGIALVENGADGLDTALQKADAALYLAKAGGKTRWSLAA; this is translated from the coding sequence ATGACAGAACGCACGATCGCGTTCAGCCTCCCGCGCTGGAAAACGACTCAATGGCTGCTCCACGCGGGCGAGGACGTACCTGACGACATCCGCGCTGCACTCGTTGCGAGCCTGTTCGGCACGCTGCCGATTTTCGCGGGCGGCGTGCTCAATACCATCGCGGTGTCGCTCGTCATTGCGCTGCGCCACCCGACTCCGCTCTTCGTCGGATGGGTCATCCTCGAAGTGGTGCTCTGCTCGGCGCGGCTGGCGTTGCTCGTCGATGCCTGTCGCGCCGCCCGCGCGGGCCGGCGCACACAAACGGACTGGTACATCACGCTGGGCGTGTTTTGGGGCGCAAGCGTAGGCTATGGCGCGTTCGTCTGCCTGCTGAGCGGCGACTGGGTGGCGGCTTCGCTTTCGTGCCTGTCCGCCGCGGCGATGGTCGGCGGCATCTGCTTTCGCAACTTCGGCGCCCCACGCCTCGTCGCAGTCATGATCCTGCTGTCGCTCGGGCTCTGCTGCCCCGCTGCGGCGCTCTCCGGTCAGCCGATCATGCTGCTGACGCTGCTGCAAATCCCGTTTTACGTGGCGGCGATGAGCATTGCCGCGTTCCGTCTCAACAAACTGCTCGTCTCGACGATGAAGGCCGAGCGCGAAAACGATCGACGTGCGCGGCACGATCCGTTGACGGGCTTGCCCAATCGCGCCGGCCTGCTGCACGCCTTCGCATCGCTAACGGACGTCCAGGCAGCGGCCGAGGGCTGCGGCACCGCTTTGCTGTACCTCGATCTCGACGGCTTCAAGCCCGTCAATGACCAATATGGCCACGCCGTCGGCGATGCCTTGCTCGTTGCCGTCGCGGAGCGCCTTCGCGCAACGCTGTGCGCCGGCGACCTCGTCGCGCGTATCGGTGGAGACGAATTCGTGATGCTTGCGCGGATCTCGCACGACATACACGTGAGCCGCCTGGCGGATACGCTGATCGAGAAAGTCTCCAAGCCTTATGCGCTGGGCCCCGCGACTACCGTCAAAGTCAGCGCGAGCATTGGCATCGCACTCGTCGAAAACGGCGCCGATGGGCTCGATACGGCGCTGCAAAAAGCCGACGCCGCGCTCTATCTTGCGAAAGCGGGAGGCAAGACACGCTGGTCGCTTGCGGCTTGA
- a CDS encoding DUF3079 domain-containing protein yields MAKKFPLHPKHPERICWGCDHYCPMNDMRCGNGSSRTQHPAETLGDDWYTYGDWGIEVEDDDKQPPALSEPAPPEPA; encoded by the coding sequence ATGGCGAAGAAATTTCCGCTGCACCCCAAGCACCCCGAACGCATCTGCTGGGGCTGCGATCACTACTGTCCGATGAACGACATGCGTTGCGGCAACGGCTCGAGCCGCACGCAGCATCCCGCCGAAACGCTCGGCGACGACTGGTACACCTACGGCGACTGGGGCATCGAAGTCGAAGACGACGACAAGCAGCCGCCTGCCTTGTCCGAGCCCGCGCCGCCCGAGCCGGCCTGA
- a CDS encoding sigma-54-dependent transcriptional regulator, whose amino-acid sequence MNSIDLVAGHCVYLVEDDAAVRLGCSQALSLAGIDVREFEDAESAFAALSGQTPAAIVSDIRLPGIDGLALLESVRARARDADIPVVLVTGHGDIAMAVTAMRAGAYDFIEKPFHSDRLVESVRRALAHRRLVVDNRSLRAQLHGARAMLGRSPAIERVRALVAAIGPTPADVLIRGETGSGKEVLARALHDASRREGPFVAVNCAALPESLFESEIFGHEPGAFTGAQQKRIGKFEHADRGTLFLDELENLSLALQAKLLRVLQERTVERLGSNTPFAVDVRVIAAIKEDLKTLVERGDFRADLYYRLNVATIDLPPLRERRDDIPELFMHFVRDAAARYGRPEPECTPADMARWRMHDWPGNVRELKNVAERFCLGLDDGLPQPEADDAHSLEAQMARAERAFIEEALGAAQGQVQRAAELLGLPRKTLYDKIARHGIDMGPFRSRPA is encoded by the coding sequence ATGAATTCGATCGATTTGGTTGCCGGACATTGCGTATACCTCGTCGAGGACGACGCTGCCGTACGCCTCGGCTGCTCGCAGGCGCTCTCGCTCGCCGGCATCGACGTGCGAGAGTTCGAGGACGCTGAATCGGCGTTCGCCGCGTTGTCGGGGCAAACGCCGGCAGCAATCGTGAGCGATATCCGGCTGCCGGGCATCGACGGCCTCGCGTTGCTCGAAAGCGTACGCGCCCGCGCGCGGGACGCCGACATTCCGGTCGTGCTGGTAACCGGTCACGGCGACATTGCAATGGCCGTAACCGCGATGCGCGCCGGTGCCTACGACTTCATCGAAAAGCCGTTCCATTCCGATCGGCTCGTGGAGTCGGTGCGCCGTGCGCTCGCCCATCGGCGCCTCGTGGTCGACAACCGCAGCCTGCGGGCGCAGTTGCACGGCGCACGCGCGATGCTCGGACGCTCACCCGCGATCGAGCGCGTCCGTGCGCTCGTGGCAGCGATCGGTCCCACGCCGGCAGACGTGCTGATCCGCGGAGAAACCGGCAGCGGCAAAGAGGTGCTCGCCCGTGCTTTGCATGACGCGAGCCGTCGAGAAGGGCCGTTCGTGGCCGTCAATTGCGCCGCGCTCCCGGAGTCTCTCTTCGAAAGCGAGATATTCGGCCATGAACCCGGTGCGTTCACCGGCGCGCAGCAAAAGCGGATCGGCAAGTTCGAGCATGCCGATCGCGGCACGCTGTTTCTCGACGAACTCGAAAATCTGTCTCTCGCCTTGCAGGCCAAGCTGTTGCGCGTATTGCAGGAACGCACGGTCGAGCGCCTCGGCAGCAATACGCCGTTTGCCGTGGACGTGCGCGTGATCGCCGCCATCAAGGAAGACCTGAAGACGCTCGTCGAGCGCGGCGACTTTCGCGCAGATCTCTATTACCGCCTGAACGTCGCCACGATCGATCTTCCGCCGCTGCGCGAGCGGCGCGACGACATCCCCGAACTCTTCATGCATTTCGTGCGCGACGCAGCCGCCCGCTACGGGCGCCCGGAGCCCGAGTGTACGCCGGCTGACATGGCGCGCTGGCGGATGCATGACTGGCCCGGTAACGTTCGCGAGCTCAAGAACGTGGCGGAGCGGTTCTGCCTCGGCCTCGACGACGGGCTGCCTCAACCCGAAGCCGACGATGCTCACTCGCTCGAGGCGCAAATGGCGCGCGCCGAGCGCGCATTCATCGAGGAAGCGCTTGGCGCTGCGCAAGGTCAGGTGCAGCGGGCGGCCGAACTGCTCGGCTTGCCACGCAAAACGCTCTACGACAAGATCGCACGCCACGGCATCGACATGGGCCCGTTCCGCTCCCGGCCGGCCTAG
- a CDS encoding ATP-binding protein — MKPFAASRLRLYLRLRHVVMVAAVLACCAVTAWLAYAEALRHYRDLRAAEVAQRASFYALSLEAQLARYESMPRIAALAPAIANVLEAPGSASLRAAANDYLKAVQLNAQLAAAYVMDADGNTIAASNWQEPGSFVGKNYAYRPYFTEAIAHGLGRFYGVGNTTGEAGYFLAVPVRDPERPNARPIGVVAIKALLDGYEDALAKSGDVVALTDRDHVVFLSSVPTWRYRALVPLSPAVRQRLVATRQYGDAPLDALPAPRALAAPAPAAHPAGAPPTLRVALPGQPVRRYDAQYRPTGPLGWEIAILTDPAEDRETAALAAIGGAAASALLFSLAAAAWLRHTRERERIRSRMALQQAHRDLEARIAQRTAELTLANADLAKKVDALDDARRILRDTRDAAIQAGKLAALGQMAAGITHELNQPLTALMTLSNNAVRLIELGRARDLPRNLQLITELAERMGKIVGHVKAFARNDALVREPVAIEDTLREALTLVEAHRKAMDVTIRVEPIPPDAIVLASAIRAEQVFVNLLANAIDAAALSAGAREVRVRTAVTSRTVCVSVEDSGPGITPDTMPRLFEPFYTTKTTGKGLGLGLAISQAIVDEFGGSLSAGNRATGQPHGGAVFTVELQRAAQTTELAP, encoded by the coding sequence ATGAAACCCTTTGCCGCGTCGCGGCTACGCCTTTATCTGCGCCTGCGCCACGTCGTCATGGTCGCGGCCGTGCTGGCCTGCTGCGCCGTCACCGCCTGGCTCGCCTACGCCGAGGCGCTGCGCCACTATCGCGATCTACGGGCCGCCGAGGTGGCGCAGCGCGCGTCGTTCTACGCGCTCTCGCTCGAGGCCCAACTCGCGCGGTACGAGTCTATGCCGCGCATCGCGGCGCTCGCTCCCGCTATCGCGAACGTCCTGGAAGCGCCAGGTTCCGCATCGCTGCGGGCAGCGGCGAACGACTATCTGAAGGCCGTCCAGCTCAACGCGCAGCTCGCGGCGGCCTACGTCATGGATGCCGACGGCAACACGATCGCGGCGAGCAACTGGCAGGAACCCGGCAGCTTCGTCGGCAAGAACTACGCTTATCGCCCCTACTTCACCGAGGCGATTGCGCATGGTCTCGGCCGCTTTTATGGGGTCGGCAACACCACCGGCGAAGCCGGCTACTTCCTTGCGGTTCCCGTACGCGATCCCGAGCGGCCGAATGCCCGACCGATCGGCGTCGTCGCAATCAAGGCGCTGCTCGACGGCTATGAGGACGCACTCGCCAAAAGCGGCGACGTGGTCGCGCTGACCGATCGCGACCACGTGGTCTTCCTCTCCTCGGTTCCCACCTGGCGCTATCGCGCACTCGTGCCGCTTTCGCCGGCGGTGCGCCAGCGTCTGGTCGCCACGCGTCAATACGGCGATGCGCCGCTCGACGCGCTGCCCGCGCCACGTGCCCTTGCAGCGCCCGCGCCGGCGGCACACCCGGCCGGCGCGCCGCCGACGCTGCGCGTGGCGCTGCCGGGACAGCCCGTGCGCCGCTACGACGCGCAATACCGGCCAACCGGGCCACTCGGCTGGGAGATCGCAATTCTGACCGACCCCGCCGAAGACCGCGAAACGGCTGCGCTCGCCGCCATCGGCGGCGCCGCGGCCAGCGCATTGCTGTTCTCGCTGGCCGCAGCCGCCTGGTTGCGGCACACGCGCGAGCGCGAGCGCATCCGCTCGCGCATGGCACTGCAGCAGGCGCACCGCGACCTCGAAGCCCGTATCGCGCAGCGGACGGCCGAGCTCACGCTCGCCAATGCGGACCTTGCGAAAAAAGTCGACGCGCTCGACGACGCCCGCCGCATTCTGCGCGACACGCGCGACGCCGCCATCCAGGCGGGCAAGCTCGCCGCGCTTGGACAAATGGCGGCCGGCATCACGCACGAGCTGAACCAGCCGTTGACGGCGTTGATGACGCTGTCGAACAATGCGGTGCGGCTGATCGAGCTTGGCCGCGCGCGCGATCTGCCGCGCAATCTGCAGCTCATCACCGAACTGGCCGAGCGAATGGGCAAGATCGTCGGGCACGTCAAGGCATTCGCGCGCAACGACGCGCTCGTGCGCGAGCCCGTCGCGATCGAGGACACCCTGCGCGAAGCACTGACACTCGTCGAGGCGCACCGCAAGGCGATGGACGTGACGATTCGCGTCGAGCCGATTCCGCCCGACGCGATCGTGTTGGCAAGCGCAATTCGCGCCGAGCAGGTGTTCGTGAATCTGCTCGCCAATGCAATCGACGCGGCGGCGCTCTCGGCGGGTGCGCGCGAGGTGCGCGTCAGAACGGCCGTCACGTCGCGCACGGTGTGCGTGAGCGTCGAGGACAGCGGCCCCGGCATCACGCCCGATACGATGCCTCGGCTTTTCGAGCCGTTCTATACGACCAAGACCACGGGCAAAGGGCTCGGCCTCGGGCTCGCGATCTCGCAGGCCATCGTCGACGAGTTCGGCGGCAGCCTGAGCGCCGGAAACCGCGCAACCGGCCAACCGCACGGCGGCGCCGTGTTTACCGTCGAGCTGCAGCGTGCAGCGCAGACAACAGAGCTAGCTCCATGA
- a CDS encoding MFS transporter: MKPHFSDTVTSASGSALAAPSSAAADVRRRLRSIFSGSIGNLIEWYDWYVYSAFALYFAKSFFPAGNTTAQLLNTAAVFAVGFLARPIGGWLMGIYADRHGRRSALLVSVVMMCAGSLIIALCPSYATIGAAAPALLVAARLLQGLSIGGEYGTSATYLSEVATAKHRGFYSSFQYVTLIMGQLVAIVLLIVMQQFLLTSQQLESWGWRVPFLIGAACALAGMRLRATMEETGEFEKARAKNRARGTLAELAKHPRAVLTVVGLTMGGTVAFYTYSIYMQKFLANTVGMSKLDATLVSGASLAIFAALQPVIGSVSDRIGRRPILIAFGVLGTLFTVPIMTAISHTHNAWAAFFLIIAALVIVSGYTSINAVVKAELFPAEVRALGVGLPYAVTVSVFGGTAEYIALWLKQAGHEEVFYWYVTAAIFCSLLVYVGTRDSKRHSRIED, translated from the coding sequence ATGAAGCCTCATTTTTCCGACACGGTCACCTCTGCCAGCGGCTCGGCGCTCGCTGCCCCGTCGAGCGCGGCAGCCGACGTACGCCGCCGCCTGCGCTCGATTTTCTCGGGCTCAATCGGCAATCTCATCGAATGGTACGACTGGTACGTGTATTCGGCCTTTGCCCTGTATTTCGCCAAGTCGTTCTTTCCCGCCGGCAATACGACGGCACAACTGCTCAATACGGCGGCCGTGTTTGCGGTGGGCTTTCTCGCGCGCCCGATCGGCGGCTGGCTCATGGGCATCTATGCCGACCGCCACGGCCGGCGCTCCGCGCTGCTCGTTTCAGTGGTCATGATGTGCGCCGGCTCGCTCATCATCGCGCTCTGCCCGAGCTACGCGACGATCGGTGCAGCCGCGCCGGCCCTGCTCGTTGCCGCGCGCCTGCTGCAAGGCCTCAGCATCGGCGGCGAGTACGGAACGTCGGCCACGTACCTCAGCGAGGTCGCCACGGCCAAACACCGCGGCTTTTACTCGAGCTTCCAATACGTGACGCTGATCATGGGACAGCTCGTCGCGATCGTGCTGCTCATCGTCATGCAGCAGTTCCTGCTCACGTCCCAGCAGCTCGAATCGTGGGGTTGGCGCGTGCCGTTCCTCATCGGCGCCGCTTGTGCGCTCGCGGGCATGCGGTTGCGCGCGACGATGGAAGAAACCGGTGAATTCGAAAAGGCCCGCGCGAAGAATCGCGCACGCGGCACGCTCGCCGAACTCGCCAAGCATCCGCGCGCGGTGCTGACCGTCGTCGGCCTGACCATGGGCGGTACGGTGGCCTTCTACACGTACTCGATCTACATGCAGAAGTTCCTGGCCAATACGGTCGGCATGAGCAAGCTCGACGCCACGCTCGTCTCGGGCGCATCGCTCGCGATCTTCGCCGCGCTGCAGCCCGTGATCGGCTCGGTTTCCGACCGCATCGGCCGCCGTCCGATCCTCATCGCGTTCGGCGTATTGGGCACGCTCTTCACCGTGCCGATCATGACGGCGATCAGCCACACGCACAACGCATGGGCCGCGTTCTTCCTCATCATCGCCGCACTCGTGATCGTGTCCGGCTACACGTCCATCAATGCCGTGGTCAAGGCCGAACTGTTTCCGGCTGAAGTGCGTGCATTGGGGGTCGGCCTTCCCTATGCTGTTACCGTATCGGTTTTCGGCGGCACGGCCGAGTACATCGCATTGTGGCTCAAGCAGGCAGGACATGAGGAAGTGTTCTATTGGTACGTCACGGCGGCAATCTTCTGCTCATTGCTCGTCTACGTCGGCACGCGGGACTCGAAGCGTCATTCGCGCATCGAGGATTGA
- a CDS encoding NADP(H)-dependent aldo-keto reductase: MEYRKLGNSDVSVSVIGLGTMTWGEQNTESEAHAQIDYALAQGVNLIDTAEMYPVPPRPETQGSTERFIGSWLEKHRAAREKIVLATKATGPGRQPHNPRHVRGGHNQFDRKSLTEALDGSLARLKTDYVDLYQLHWPDRSTMTFGRPVYPRVDDEYTVPIEETLSVLADFVKAGKVRHIGVSNETPWGVAQFLRASERLGLPRIVSIQNPYSLLNRTFEIGLSEFSHREGIGLLAYSPLAFGWLSGKYEGGARPAGARITLFERFQRYSKPQALEATSAYVTLAKRYGLSPAQFALAFVNSRPFVTSNLIGATSLEQLKENIASIAVTLPPEALADIEAAYEAQPNPAP; the protein is encoded by the coding sequence ATGGAATACCGCAAACTTGGCAATTCGGACGTCTCGGTCAGCGTCATCGGCCTCGGCACGATGACCTGGGGCGAGCAAAACACCGAGAGCGAAGCGCACGCGCAGATCGACTACGCGCTCGCTCAGGGCGTGAATCTCATCGATACGGCCGAAATGTACCCGGTCCCGCCGCGGCCCGAAACGCAAGGCTCGACCGAGCGCTTCATCGGCTCGTGGCTCGAGAAGCATCGCGCGGCACGCGAAAAAATCGTGCTCGCGACAAAAGCGACGGGCCCCGGGCGCCAGCCGCACAACCCCCGGCACGTTCGCGGCGGGCACAACCAGTTCGATCGCAAGAGCCTGACCGAAGCGCTCGACGGCAGCCTCGCACGCCTGAAAACCGATTATGTCGATCTCTATCAGCTTCACTGGCCCGACCGCAGCACGATGACATTCGGGCGCCCGGTCTATCCGCGGGTGGACGACGAGTACACGGTGCCGATCGAGGAAACGCTCTCGGTACTGGCCGATTTCGTCAAGGCGGGCAAGGTGCGCCATATCGGCGTGTCCAACGAAACGCCGTGGGGCGTCGCGCAGTTCCTGCGCGCATCGGAACGGCTGGGGCTGCCGCGCATCGTCAGCATACAGAACCCGTACAGCCTGCTGAACCGGACCTTCGAAATCGGCCTGTCGGAATTCAGCCACCGCGAGGGAATCGGCCTGCTCGCCTATTCTCCGCTCGCGTTCGGCTGGCTGTCCGGCAAATACGAAGGCGGCGCGCGCCCCGCTGGAGCCCGCATCACCCTCTTCGAACGCTTTCAGCGCTATAGCAAGCCCCAGGCACTCGAGGCGACGAGCGCGTACGTGACTCTGGCGAAGCGTTACGGGCTATCGCCCGCTCAGTTCGCGCTGGCCTTCGTCAATTCCCGCCCGTTCGTCACGAGCAACCTGATCGGCGCCACGTCGCTCGAACAATTGAAGGAAAACATCGCGAGCATCGCCGTCACGCTGCCGCCCGAGGCCCTCGCCGATATCGAAGCCGCCTACGAAGCGCAACCCAACCCCGCGCCCTGA
- a CDS encoding DMT family transporter produces MHRRLTPSTVVLLSVPPFLWAGNAVVGRMIGGLVPPLTLNFLRWLLAFVILLPWAARVLHPRSGLWQHWRRFALLGLFGVGCYNALQYLALRTSSPLNVTLMASSVPVWMLGVGWLCFGQRISGRQFVGTLLSIAGVLLVLCRGRWSVLMQFRLVPGDLYMLAAAFAWSLYSWLLTRTREPAAWRADWSAFLLAQIALGLVWSGLFSAGEWALTDPHVVWGWPLALALVYVGVGPAILAYCCWGFGVQRVGPDIAGFFVNLTPLFAALLSAAFLGEWPQLYHGLAFVLIVGGIVVASRG; encoded by the coding sequence ATGCACCGACGTCTCACGCCGAGTACCGTTGTTCTGCTTTCCGTGCCGCCGTTTCTCTGGGCCGGCAATGCCGTCGTCGGGCGAATGATCGGCGGCCTCGTGCCGCCGCTCACGCTCAATTTCCTGCGATGGCTGCTCGCCTTCGTCATCTTGCTGCCGTGGGCCGCCCGCGTCCTCCATCCGCGCAGCGGGCTTTGGCAGCATTGGCGCCGCTTCGCGTTGCTAGGGCTCTTCGGCGTCGGCTGTTATAACGCGCTGCAGTATCTCGCGCTCAGGACGTCGTCGCCACTGAACGTGACGCTGATGGCGTCGAGCGTTCCGGTCTGGATGCTCGGCGTGGGCTGGCTATGCTTCGGGCAGCGCATCAGCGGCCGCCAATTCGTCGGCACGCTGCTTTCGATCGCAGGTGTGCTGCTCGTGCTTTGCCGTGGGCGGTGGTCGGTGCTCATGCAGTTCAGGCTCGTGCCCGGCGATCTTTACATGCTCGCCGCCGCATTCGCCTGGTCGCTCTACAGCTGGCTGCTTACGCGCACACGCGAGCCCGCGGCGTGGCGCGCCGACTGGTCGGCTTTCCTTCTGGCCCAGATCGCCCTGGGCCTCGTCTGGTCCGGACTTTTTTCGGCGGGGGAGTGGGCACTGACCGACCCGCACGTCGTCTGGGGCTGGCCGCTCGCGCTGGCGCTCGTTTACGTCGGCGTGGGCCCGGCGATTCTCGCTTACTGTTGCTGGGGATTCGGCGTGCAGCGTGTCGGCCCCGACATCGCGGGTTTCTTCGTGAATCTCACGCCGCTTTTCGCCGCGCTGCTGTCTGCCGCGTTTCTCGGCGAATGGCCGCAGCTTTATCACGGACTGGCGTTCGTGCTGATCGTGGGCGGGATCGTCGTCGCATCGCGGGGTTAG
- a CDS encoding M55 family metallopeptidase, protein MKVLISTDIEGIAGVFHAEQTRPGNAEYERARRWMTEEANAAIAGAFAGGATQVWVNDSHGSFRNLLVDLLDERARVVLGKPRTLGMMAGLENTPALVFMIGYHARSKTEGILAHTINSFAFARVKVDGAEVGEAELYGALAAERGARVALLSGDDVFVEQARAAFPEAAFVTTKSASGHSSGTTDSLANVRAAISAAAREAVAQGRRAASRAIPVRAAGVPIACELQVQSPALADLFAQWPTIERAGAETLRFPAPTSEHVVRTLNCLSAMSFMLR, encoded by the coding sequence ATGAAAGTTCTGATCTCGACCGATATCGAAGGCATAGCCGGCGTTTTTCATGCCGAGCAAACACGCCCCGGCAATGCCGAATACGAGCGCGCGCGCCGCTGGATGACGGAAGAAGCCAATGCCGCCATCGCAGGCGCCTTCGCCGGCGGCGCCACGCAGGTATGGGTCAACGATTCGCATGGCTCGTTTCGCAATCTGCTCGTCGATCTGCTCGACGAGCGTGCCCGCGTCGTGCTTGGCAAGCCGCGTACGCTCGGCATGATGGCAGGGCTCGAAAATACGCCCGCGCTCGTCTTCATGATCGGCTACCACGCAAGGTCGAAAACCGAGGGCATCCTTGCCCATACGATCAACAGCTTTGCGTTCGCGCGCGTGAAAGTGGACGGTGCGGAGGTGGGTGAAGCCGAGCTCTACGGCGCGCTCGCGGCCGAGCGCGGAGCCCGCGTCGCGCTGCTCTCGGGCGACGACGTCTTCGTCGAACAGGCACGCGCCGCCTTCCCAGAGGCAGCGTTCGTCACGACCAAGAGCGCGTCCGGGCACAGCAGCGGAACGACCGATTCGCTCGCAAACGTTCGGGCAGCCATCTCGGCGGCGGCGCGCGAAGCCGTGGCGCAAGGCAGGCGGGCGGCGTCACGCGCGATACCCGTTCGCGCGGCCGGCGTACCGATCGCATGTGAACTGCAGGTGCAAAGTCCGGCACTGGCCGACCTTTTCGCGCAATGGCCGACGATCGAGCGTGCGGGCGCGGAAACGCTGCGCTTTCCAGCACCGACGAGCGAGCACGTCGTGCGTACGCTGAATTGCTTATCGGCGATGTCGTTCATGCTGCGATAG